The proteins below come from a single Oryzias latipes chromosome 14, ASM223467v1 genomic window:
- the LOC101163432 gene encoding N-acetyllactosaminide beta-1,3-N-acetylglucosaminyltransferase 3: MGGARKAFTSPPPNTLQMWTSSRLLPSDTMLRNSFRHAMERKVSIKVASVGFILCFMVVYLSFESFIGTKPNFLQINLRKQKNSTIPANQSATYTYSWPKCERDNSVTNISGFNSLPGHLKDFLYYKHCRHFPMLLDFPDKCGGPEGSADVFLLLVIKSLPGNYDRREVLRNTWAKERLQNGVWIRRLFISGTMDSGYEKKKLNRLLEMEQRKYNDILQWDFYDSFFNLTLKQILFLEWMERNCPHVRFMLNGDDDVFANTDNMILYLKSLWNNNGSNHLFTGDVIYNPRPIRNPKSKYYIPVQVHESNSYPAYCGGGGFLLSGYTASIIYKMSHSIPFLPIDDVYMAMCLEKAGVRPKHHLGIRTAGLHIPDRKADQYDPCFYRDMLLVHRFLSVNMYVMWQSLHEPHINCSHSTKM, encoded by the exons ATGGGAGGAGCGAGAAAAGCTTTCACTTCGCCTCCACCCAACACCTTACAAATGTGGACGTCTTCGAGACTGCTGCCGTCTGACACGATGCTCAG AAATTCCTTCAGACACGCCATGGAGAGGAAAGTTTCCATCAAAGTAGCCTCTGTGGGGTTCATACTGTGCTTCATGGTTGTTTACCTGTCATTTGAGTCTTTCATTGGCACTAAACCCAATTTCCTTCAAATCAACTTAAGGAAGCAGAAAAATAGCACCATTCCAGCCAACCAAAGCGCCACATATACGTACTCTTGGCCGAAATGTGAGAGGGACAACTCTGTCACCAACATCTCTGGCTTCAACTCTTTACCTGGCCATTTGAAAGACTTTCTTTACTATAAACACTGTCGGCATTTTCCCATGCTGCTGGACTTCCCAGACAAATGTGGAGGACCTGAGGGTTCTGCCGATGTCTTCCTGCTTCTGGTCATTAAAAGCTTACCTGGAAACTACGACCGCAGAGAGGTGCTCCGTAACACCTGGGCCAAAGAGAGACTTCAGAACGGAGTGTGGATCCGGAGGCTCTTCATCTCAGGAACGATGGATAGCGGTTACGAGAAGAAGAAGTTAAACAGACTGCTTGAAATGGAGCAACGTAAATACAACGACATTCTCCAGTGGGACTTTTACGACTCCTTCTTCAACCTCACCTTGAAGCAGATTCTCTTCCTGGAATGGATGGAGAGAAACTGTCCTCATGTTCGCTTCATGCTCAACGGAGACGATGATGTCTTTGCCAACACCGACAACATGATTCTGTACCTCAAAAGCCTTTGGAACAATAATGGAAGCAATCATCTCTTTACGGGTGACGTGATCTACAATCCCAGACCGATCCGAAATCCAAAGAGTAAATATTACATACCTGTGCAGGTTCATGAATCCAACTCATATCCTGCCTACTGCGGAGGAGGGGGCTTCCTTTTGTCTGGCTATACAGCTTCAATAATTTACAAGATGTCGCACTCCATCCCCTTTCTTCCCATCGATGATGTGTACATGGCAATGTGTCTGGAAAAGGCCGGAGTTCGCCCTAAACACCATTTAGGCATCAGAACAGCTGGACTGCACATTCCCGACAGAAAAGCGGATCAGTACGACCCCTGCTTCTACAGGGATATGCTACTAGTTCACAGATTCCTCTCGGTCAACATGTATGTCATGTGGCAAAGTTTACACGAGCCGCATATCAACTGCTCACACAGTACTAAAATGTAG